A region of the Yarrowia lipolytica chromosome 1C, complete sequence genome:
GATTGCACTTTTCAGATTCGCCATAGTCCCCATATCCACCCAGATACACACACCCTATGGTTCTCTCTCATCTTACGTCATGTCTCATTCGGAGATACGATCTGCATTCCGGGGTAATAGTGGGGTACACCGGTGGGAATTATTTTCGCTGTGGCCAGTGTGGTCTGGAACCCCACTCTACTTGAGCGACGCTACCAACCTTGTTGATACAATGGACGCTCATTGCAACATGGAACAAGGATACAGAAGAGCACATAGAAGACAATACGAGCCCCTCTTCTGTGAGACACCCACCCCCCTGTCCCCAACCAGACATGGTCGTGGGAGTGCGTGAATGTGTGTGTatcgtgtgtgtgtgtgtgtgtgtgtgtgtatggCGAACGTGATTGTGATTGCGTCCTACACGCCTAGGTGGCCACGCAGAGCCCCAATGCACTCGCTCCAGTGGAGCTCTCAAGTCCGATAAATGATTAGTGGAGAGCGCAAAGTTGCGGAGCGTGTCATGCGCTtatactacttgtagttgcaAAAAGACTTGTGAGCGGGAAATGTCGGAGCTCTGAGACACCTCTGAGGGGCCGCCGTTGATATTCTTGAGATCGGCATGATTCTGGGGTACGAGTCTCTAGGTGAAACGAAAAATAAGACTGCGGGCCATGGGCCGGGAAAGTAGCGTGTACGAGCTTGGACCATCCAGTAGATGAAACAGAATAGCGGGGTAGATTAAACTGCCACTATAGATAGAGGCCGTTGAAAGATGTGGATGGTGGGGTGCACCAGCATTGTATTGGATTGATGGTGGGGCATTGTTTGACTGAGGGTGCAGTGTAGAGTTGCAAAAACCAATTATTACACACCCTCCAGACCCGGATATTACATGTACTGACGTGGAGTGGCTCCCTGAAGAAGTGTGAAACTGCAGATCTCGTTGTATACAGCTTTTTGTGGGGACTTTTCCTACAGGGTGTGCGAAAATAGCACCACACCTGTTCCTAGAACGCAGGGGTGTCAAGTAGTATCACGCCAAGATGGAGCTTGAGCGGAGTCCATGAGAGCTGACTGTAGTGTCCATGTTGGGTGCTTTGTTATTAGTTGGAGATAGTCTTGAGCAGTACTACCACTACGAACAACAGAGAACTCAGCATGCATGGAATGGGCCAGGAAAAGGTCGTGTGAGTATACGCGAGTGTACAAGGAGCCAAAGCAGCAGCCCTTGCATCGATTTGAGACCCCGCTTGACGCATCTGGAGACAGTTCCTGGTTCAGTTGTCACTAGCACGCGTTACATCAGCCGCATGATTATTGATCAAATATTAAGCGTCCACCGACGACTGACATTCTGACTGTTTCTTTGTACATTCTGGCGGTAGTGCACTTTGTCCGTCTGACACCAGACTACTGTTGTGCGCGACCTCGCTTAAATACATCATTGTGCATTATCTTGCGGTGATAGTGCAGTAGTCTTGGTGGGGTAGTGGGGTTTTGGGAGGTGAATTTTTGCCAATGTGAAACTGTTTGAAACGGAACTGAAAACGATGCTGAATGGCTGGCTAGAACATACTGGGCTCTAACTTCTGTCATTAGATGACATGGAGGACTGTTGAACATTGACAGACGTCTTTgggcaagtacaagtagcagtCACCTATGGCAATCTCGAACTTACTGGTGTAGCCAGACAATCTGTAGCTAGACAATCTGTTTGACTAATGGTCGGACGGTGGCCATTAgagagatgaagatggatcCAGAAGTCGACCCGGTTCTGAGTTGCCGTCTGGAATGACTAATGGGTACAAtactggagaagaagagacagtTCAAGACCATTTGGTGCTAAATATAGATGGTAAGACAGACACATGAACGACTTGTGCAACCTTGTAAAGGGTGTTGCGCCGATGCCATGCCCTTCGGTGTAATCAGGGAGATTCCCGGGGAATTGTTCGTTCACCATTCGTAGAGGAATAAGACAACTCTAGATACCGTCATATCTGTTAAACGTGAGGTTTCCACCCACGGTTCTTCGGTCAGCATTAGATGGTGCTACAGATACAGTAACGACGAGCTCCAGGGGAACatgacaatctccttcatACTCTCCCCCTCCAATTTAATCAGGTTTCCATTAGTATCTCGTCGTATATCTCTCCATAAGTGTCACTTATGCTCCGTTCCGAAAGCAGCATGTGCAGTACAATTGCGAATACGACGGCTTTTACGGGGTTTTTGAGAGATTGATTCGGATATGTACACTAACTGTACTCGCTTGGATTATAATAAACATCATCATATTCAATAATATACTACACTAGGCGCTTACTACGACAGACTTAGTAGTCATCGTTGTTGTAAGAGTCGTTGTTTCGGCCAGAAGAGCCGTAAGAGTCGTTGTTTCGACCGGAAGAGCCGTACGAGTCAGAGTTGGAGGATCCGTACGAGTCGTTGTTTCGACCGGAAGATCCAAAGGAGTCAGAGTTGGAGGATCCAAAGGAGTCAGAGTTGTTCTTTCGGCCAGAGGAGCCGAAGGAGTCCGAGTTGGAAGAGCCGTACGAGTCCGAGTTATCTCGTCCAGAAGAGCCGTAAGAGTCAGAGTTGTTGTTTCGTCCGGAAGAGCCGAAGGAGTCCGAGTTGGAAGAGCCGTACGAGTCAGAGTTGTTGTTTCGTCCGGAAGAGCCGAAGGAGTccgagttggaggagccgtACGAGTCCGAGTTGTTGTTTCGTCCGGAAGAGCCGAAGGAGTCCGAGTTGGAAGATCCGTAAGAGTCGTTGTTAGAGGATCCGTACGAGTCGGACTTCTTGTTGGAAGATCCGTACGAGTcgttgttggaggagccgtAGGAGTCGGATTTCTTGTTGGAAGATCCATACGAGTCGTCGTTGGAGGAGCCGTACGAGTCAttgttggaggagccgtAGGAGTCGGATTTCTTGTTAGACGAGCCGTACGAGTCGTCGTTGTTGTTTCGGCCAGAAGATCCGTACGAGTCGTTGTTAGAAGATCCATACGAGTCGTTGTTGGAAGATCCGTACGAGTCGTTGTTGTTtcggttgttgttgttgccgaAGTTGTCAGCGGCCTGGTTGACCTTGTCCTTAACGAAATCTCCGAGTCCCATTGTGAGTGATTGGTTTGTGTGTAGGTGGTAGTGGTTGAGTgtggatgtgtgtgtgcgAGAAGCTGAGAGGGCCCAATTGGGCGAGCCCCTCCGTATTTATACACGAGCCCCCAGCTTGACACGACCACCCTGTGGTCTCGGTCGAGAGTATCCGCCCTTTACGCTTTCTTTGTGTGCCATTGACGTGCTCTGGTGGCCGGCCATTGAGTTTGGGCTCCCACACACTCCCACATATTTCGTCATCAGCGATTCTTGGCGCAGAAAAGGCGCATGGCGATTAGATAAGCGAGCCTGGGAAGCCGGGGCTCCAAACGGCAACCTGTGGGCTCAATTGGGCCCCAAAACCACCTCCGCGcccacaaaaccacctcCGTGCCCTCGCAATCGAACCGGTGATGTGTAACTCACGGAACGGCACGTATTCCCGCGGCAAACCTACCTGGGAATGCAGACTCAGGTGGGTCTTTGTGTGGAGGGGCCAATCGGGCCCGGGGCGGCGTAGAAGCTGTCAAACGGAACTGGGAAAGTGCAAGGGGCCAACCAGGGCGCCCCACGTTGCAGTATTACAGGCCCCGCCGCTCTCCTGACTGACACAGTCCATTGTTGGCGCAAGCCTCGTGCAGCCAACAATGACGCGCAGAAAATGGAAGCCGACAAATCAAACCCAAACCGGATGCGAAAAAAATGTAAAATAAAATGGAACGTTGGCCCCAAGTTGGCCAtgagggaaaaaaaagcggAAACAGTGGGAAAAAGTagaaaaaagaggaaaTTGACCAGAAACCGGCTTTTCCGgccacctccaacctccCCCCACCCCCAAATAAGTGCCTTGGCATCCCAGGTCCTCAAACATCAATGCATTCCCGTGCAGCTCCTCTGGCTAAATCGGAACCGGGCCCCTTTGTCAAAACTCTGACAATCACATTGTCTCTGCAGCTCGCACAGCCCCCATTGTCAGCTGTCTGAAACGCCAGGGGCCACCGTGTGGAGACACGATGGTGGCGGGGAGCGCCGGCGACAGTAGCAACACCAACAGCCGGCCCAACCAGCCAAACAAGCCACTTTGGACCGAGTCTCCTGGCCAATTGATCACCACAAACTATAGCCTCGAACAATGGAGAGTCTCGCCCACCAGAAACAGCGCTAAACCGGCTGCAACTACCAACAGTTACAATTAGCTACCGGCTGTATCCCTCTCTGTCCCCATCCCCTGCATGCAACGCTCACAGACTCTGTCTTCTAACTGGTCAACGGTTATCAAAGTGGAGAGTTTGAGTGTGGAACCGCATGGAAGCCCGTCGTCTGTCCGGTTTACtgatgtacgagtatgatACTGACACTGTTCGGATATACACCCATGTGTGCCGTTCAAGATCGTCATTGTGAACCTCAGATCTCCATCCACATACCGATAGTCGCTCAATTGACGGCCATTACTGCACATTCCTGTCCCACTCCATTCAATGACCTTCCCGTCTTGCACTTTcccatacaagtaccaggtactctcctgctgctgctgctgctgccgccgccgcctCCTCACGCATCTCCCTCACGTCCGCTTGTTTCACACGCCGGTCTCACCGCCCGTATCCGGAGGGGCAGACGTGGCCTCTCGACTAAAGCGGAGAATGGGCCAAGTTAATAATAGAAGCGTCTTTTGCCGCGTATAACTTAGCAAGCTCCCCCAAAACTCAGACGCGACTCCTATCTCGACTAGTAATGTCCAGTCAGCATGTCTTCGTCAACCCACTTTGGCGCAGGCTTTCTCTCTATTACTAAGCATTGGATGGTGGATGGAAACTGTCCCGACTCGCATTTAGTCCccctgtcacgtgacctcccAGAATCGTCCACAAGCCGTGTTGTTTTCAGACGGGACTACTGTGCCACCAGGTTTAGGTAAATAGCGATTACGACCAGACAaagagtacttgtatgacaggtcacgtgaacatGACGTGGTATGACGTATGCTCAGAAGTCCAAGATGCTCTTTGTAGACAATGTAGACGAGATGAGCATCGTGCAACAAGGGTGGGGTGGTTTTCACGGTTCGCGGCGATCTCGGGAAACCAAATTTGGCTTCATACAGGGTGGTAGGAAGTGTTTTACCGTATGAAGAGAAACATTGGTCTTTTTTGTGAGATATTGAAATACAAgcccttgtacttgtacatggaTGGATTCTCCAGCTGACTCTGATCACAATGATATATTAAATGGGTACAATTGGTCACGTTTATGTCAATCCATACCCATGTTCAATTTCATGTATGAATGATGAAGAGACGTACTCATGATGACCAAATTAATTCCGCGTAATTCCGTGTAAATTCACGGGAAATGGTTTAAAATCAGTAGAAATACATTGGTTGGAGGCATTGGTTCGTCATCATACCGACGCAATCACTTTTTCCTCCCACTATCCATCATAATCATTCATTATTCGTCGTAAATCTATGCTATTATCATAACTTCATAAATCGTGTAAAAATGCGTACAAGCCGCTCATAACTTCTTCTCACAGGTGGCAGGAGTATTGTTAAGCGTCCTTGTGAAGTCAACATACTCGTTCCTCTCCATTCTACCCTCCAGGTAGgccttggagaaggtgtACACTTCCAGCTGTCCGTTTGAAATGCCGGGAATAGCAACCGTCTCTCCCTTGGTCTCGTGTCTCAGATTCATGGTAAGTCTGTTCTTCAGATCGACCACGTGGCTTCGGAATCCATAGTTATCGTAAAACACGGCAAACTGGGGGTACAGAGGGTCCTGGCACACTGGAGAACAACTGGACTTGTTATTGGACCAACAACACGAGTCTACCACCCAGTAAGAAGCGTCATAACACACCAATCCAACGTTTTTCGACCCGGAAACGTCCAAAAGCTCTAGCTCGCCATGTCGAACAACTTGAGTATGGATTTGACCATCCACCTCGGTCTGAACAAACACACACCCTCCCACAGTGTACACGGTTGGTTCCGAGTCGTATCCAGAGGGAAACTCTGAGAAAATGACGGCGTCTGGTTCTTCGGAAGGAGAATCACTGTACTTGACGTACAGATACATTCCATCCACTTCACGACCGTCAAAGGGCTCGTCCATGATAACCACGGCCGTGGCTAGAACCTCGGGCGTGCTGGAATGAATTGCCATCTCCAAATCAGGTCCAACTTCCATGCTGATTCCATATGGGCTCGCTACCCTGTTTCCAAGTACAGATATACCAGTCGGGCCCTGCTCGCTCTGAGACTGCGATagcgacacaaaaacgcCCTGCCCGCCTGTTCCAACGTGTACGAATCCGGAGTCGCAAAACGTGATCTGCGTGCCCAACAGCGGCTGTTTACACAGGACGTAAAAGTCGTCTGGCAGAGCGACATCCTGGCGCACGGGGAAAGAGTAGTGCAGAAACGACCGCTTGAAGGACTCGAGCGAGCTGGtcggatcacgtgacctccgTTCTGCTCCGACAGCCTCGAGGGCGCAttttttccagcagcattTTGTCGAGTTTTGCAGTTGTATCCATGGGCGATCGTGTTGCAGCACCTGTTTGAAATCGCGCTCGCTGAGCACCTGTCTCCAGCTCCGACACGTCTGGTAGAGCGCCACCAGCGACGGAGTGTCCAGATACCGACACAGAACCGGCGTGAGTTCCGGTGGGATCATTGGTGATGCAGATAGAGGGAGACAACTGGGAACTGGAAAATCGGGTTGAAAAAGTTTGACTTTCTCGACGCGAGTgcggaaaaaaattgaaatgTATTTTTCTCAAGATGTGTAGGTTCTGGGCAGATTCTGAAAAGGTCAGTCTTCTCCGTGTGTCTTCTTCATTGGATTGctttcctttttttgtctCCATCGCCTCTAGAACCCCTCCATATATGGACGTCTTATTCTTCACTGCATAATTAGTTGGAGTTTATTTCTATGATTAGATTATCTGATTGATAGTGCGTGATTGTTTCCAGCATGTGTGCTGTTCTCAGAGACAACTGACAATGGGAATTCGGTTGCCGTCTCTTGTAAGCATCACGTGGCTCCGGTTTTGCGGATTCTGCTCGAATTCGACAATTTTcactttttattttttttataattATTCTCAACAAACTCCCAACTACTAATAGTTGGTGCTAGTTGAGAGGTTTTGACAGGCGTTGAACAGTCCCCCGGAGTCAGTGTATTGAGTGTGTCAGATTCTGGATGATATCTGGCTTGTATTGTCTTTCCTCGCGAGAGGACACAGCAACCATTCATCTATGAATCTTTTAAGACTTTTTCCTATACCCATCCCGAATAGGTCGCTTTTGAGCAAGCAACTGCAAATCTTCAAGGACATGTTGCACCGTCGATGGATCCAGATCgactgtacttttactttTACATATTTTAAAACAAcaagaaacagaaaaatACTTGCAGGTTCACGCTGCTCTGGTCTCTAGAATTTCATTTCTCTGCGCATTTGAGGTCAGATTACATAATTCCCGTTCACCTAGCAACTCCAGCTGGAGTCTTTTTCTCGAAAATCGCgccgatggtttagtggtaaaatccatcgttgccatcgatgggcccccggttcgattccgggtcGGCGCAATTCGGTttacggccatatcctggtggAAAATACGGCTTTCCCGTCCGAATCAGCCCATAGTCCAgccaccagagagcccagttagtattgtagtgggagaccatacgagaatcctgggtgctgtaatcttTTTGTCCAGGAGTGTGGCGAGTGGGCCTTTTGTTTGTCGGATGTTTCACCCAGTTTTCTCATCCTGCCATCGatttgttttttccagTCAGATTTTAAATTGATCAGTGGTGAATCTCAAGGTCAGAAATCAtgtctttttttggggTGGGATAATGACTGAGAGCGGTACTT
Encoded here:
- a CDS encoding uncharacterized protein (Compare to YALI0C17567g, no similarity) produces the protein MGLGDFVKDKVNQAADNFGNNNNRNNNDSYGSSNNDSYGSSNNDSYGSSGRNNNDDSYGSSNKKSDSYGSSNNDSYGSSNDDSYGSSNKKSDSYGSSNNDSYGSSNKKSDSYGSSNNDSYGSSNSDSFGSSGRNNNSDSYGSSNSDSFGSSGRNNNSDSYGSSNSDSFGSSGRNNNSDSYGSSGRDNSDSYGSSNSDSFGSSGRKNNSDSFGSSNSDSFGSSGRNNDSYGSSNSDSYGSSGRNNDSYGSSGRNNDSYNNDDY
- a CDS encoding uncharacterized protein (Compare to YALI0C17589g, weakly similar to uniprot|Q6CGY5 Yarrowia lipolytica YALI0A14905g), which codes for MIPPELTPVLCRYLDTPSLVALYQTCRSWRQVLSERDFKQVLQHDRPWIQLQNSTKCCWKKCALEAVGAERRSRDPTSSLESFKRSFLHYSFPVRQDVALPDDFYVLCKQPLLGTQITFCDSGFVHVGTGGQGVFVSLSQSQSEQGPTGISVLGNRVASPYGISMEVGPDLEMAIHSSTPEVLATAVVIMDEPFDGREVDGMYLYVKYSDSPSEEPDAVIFSEFPSGYDSEPTVYTVGGCVFVQTEVDGQIHTQVVRHGELELLDVSGSKNVGLVCYDASYWVVDSCCWSNNKSSCSPVCQDPLYPQFAVFYDNYGFRSHVVDLKNRLTMNLRHETKGETVAIPGISNGQLEVYTFSKAYLEGRMERNEYVDFTRTLNNTPATCEKKL